A portion of the Candidatus Bathyarchaeota archaeon genome contains these proteins:
- a CDS encoding DUF47 family protein: MVLPLEGEDRTLRNLVMMCQDHSRLVVEMYRKLLQMIDDLVKGELERLGNIMLEVENLHAKALEVGMNVMKELHETGGILINREEFYRLISKSSELTDYIEEMSVRIYQIGERRWGIPRNIGEELMRLAEAAFQALTKLRESLISLGFNSERATVLAKDVDEVERRVDSIYRDLSIMIITSDVELPLLLILKDIAEELEFLTDAAKDEADIIRILAL; encoded by the coding sequence GTGGTTTTACCATTAGAGGGAGAGGACAGAACCCTGAGGAACCTCGTGATGATGTGCCAAGACCACTCTAGGTTGGTTGTGGAGATGTATAGGAAGCTGCTCCAGATGATCGACGACCTCGTAAAGGGTGAACTAGAAAGGCTAGGTAATATCATGTTGGAGGTTGAGAACCTCCACGCTAAGGCCCTTGAGGTCGGGATGAACGTGATGAAGGAGCTACATGAGACGGGGGGTATCCTGATAAACAGGGAAGAGTTCTACAGGCTGATAAGTAAATCAAGTGAGCTGACAGACTATATCGAGGAGATGAGTGTCAGGATCTACCAGATAGGGGAGAGGAGATGGGGGATCCCTAGGAATATCGGAGAGGAGTTAATGAGGCTCGCGGAAGCGGCGTTCCAAGCTCTAACTAAGCTCAGGGAGAGCCTAATAAGCCTTGGCTTCAACTCAGAGAGGGCCACAGTCCTAGCGAAAGATGTAGATGAGGTAGAGAGAAGAGTAGATTCCATATATAGAGATCTCAGCATTATGATAATAACGAGTGATGTGGAGCTTCCTCTTCTACTGATCTTGAAGGATATAGCTGAGGAATTAGAGTTTCTGACCGACGCCGCAAAGGACGAGGCCGATATAATTAGGATCTTGGCCCTATAG
- the endA gene encoding tRNA-intron lyase, with protein MESIAEVEALRDSRLIVWSPSEGRRLFRLGYYGKPLGIPKPKEEFEVPLVLDPIEGVYLMEKGLVRVYSGEDGRPIELEELAEIARRTLKGFEDKYRVYRDLRERGLIATPGIKYGCDFAVYRYGPGIDHAPFIVQVKRSEDEISADEIVRAGRLATTVRKTFIVAVVDDGRVRYLGFKWWKP; from the coding sequence ATGGAGTCTATAGCCGAGGTCGAGGCCCTCAGGGACAGCCGCCTTATAGTATGGTCTCCATCTGAGGGGAGACGGCTGTTTAGGCTTGGTTATTACGGGAAGCCCCTCGGCATCCCGAAGCCTAAGGAGGAGTTCGAAGTTCCCCTAGTATTGGATCCCATAGAGGGAGTCTACCTCATGGAGAAGGGGTTGGTAAGGGTATATTCGGGGGAGGATGGGAGGCCAATCGAACTGGAGGAGCTTGCTGAGATAGCTAGGAGAACCCTCAAGGGATTCGAAGACAAGTATCGTGTCTACAGGGATCTAAGGGAGAGGGGGTTGATAGCAACTCCAGGTATAAAGTACGGATGTGACTTCGCCGTCTACAGGTACGGTCCTGGCATAGACCACGCCCCATTCATAGTCCAAGTTAAAAGGTCTGAGGATGAGATCTCGGCTGACGAGATAGTTAGAGCGGGAAGGCTAGCAACGACGGTGAGGAAGACCTTTATAGTCGCTGTTGTAGATGATGGAAGGGTTCGATACCTAGGCTTCAAATGGTGGAAGCCATAG
- a CDS encoding replication factor C large subunit — MRGEDRTWAELFRPKTLREIADNEKALSQFLSWLKSWDKGFPEKRAAFLYGPPGVGKTSAVEAAARDLRYDLLELNASDFRTAKRIEALIGRAHGHETTVLGRRRMILFDELEGISDKEDSGGVQAILSIIKETRNPIVLIATSIHEGWEQKFRQLREASLVIEFRPIPFIQIVERLRVVARTMGITVEDEVLERIAEVSEGDLRSAINDLEALARGRSHVSASDASIMVDRDRALSISQALGRIFSAGSLVEAREALASAYLPHEDLVDWIYENMPYFFDDPRDLLEGLEALSRADIYEGRTKRLQEYRLLKYVLDWASGGVALSRRSSDGRGLAMAVESKLEKLGFQKGTFSAIEAPNGIHVRPNRYLGNDWGKVNTLLRDIGGSWMKGEGFWLVPYFRQPQIIWRYGRTKVSREHQRRVAESVAEKSHISKRRALREVIPFLKVIFKEAPERSAEILKWLGLGEYDAEWLKS, encoded by the coding sequence ATGAGAGGAGAGGATAGAACATGGGCCGAGTTATTTAGACCTAAAACACTAAGGGAGATCGCCGATAACGAGAAGGCCCTGAGCCAGTTTCTAAGCTGGCTAAAATCTTGGGATAAGGGATTTCCGGAGAAGAGAGCGGCATTCCTCTATGGACCCCCTGGGGTGGGTAAGACCTCTGCGGTGGAGGCCGCGGCGAGGGACCTTAGATACGACCTTTTGGAGCTGAATGCAAGCGACTTCAGGACTGCGAAGAGGATCGAGGCGTTGATCGGAAGGGCTCACGGCCATGAAACTACGGTTCTGGGGAGGCGTAGGATGATCCTATTCGACGAGCTGGAGGGCATAAGTGATAAGGAGGACTCTGGAGGTGTTCAGGCTATCCTCTCCATAATAAAGGAGACTAGGAATCCAATAGTGCTCATCGCCACCAGCATCCATGAGGGATGGGAGCAGAAGTTTCGACAGTTAAGGGAGGCCTCGTTGGTCATCGAGTTCAGGCCCATCCCCTTCATCCAGATCGTTGAGAGGTTGAGAGTGGTGGCGAGGACGATGGGTATAACGGTTGAAGATGAGGTCCTTGAGAGGATAGCTGAGGTTTCAGAAGGGGACCTCAGATCAGCAATAAACGATCTAGAGGCCCTAGCTAGGGGCAGGTCACATGTCTCGGCCTCGGACGCCTCCATAATGGTAGATAGAGATAGAGCTTTGAGCATATCACAAGCCCTTGGCAGAATCTTCTCAGCGGGCAGCCTCGTGGAGGCCAGGGAGGCCTTGGCCTCCGCCTACTTGCCCCACGAAGACCTAGTAGACTGGATATACGAGAACATGCCCTACTTTTTTGATGACCCCAGAGATCTCTTGGAGGGTCTGGAGGCCCTCTCAAGGGCGGATATTTATGAAGGCAGGACAAAGAGGCTACAGGAGTATCGCCTCCTAAAATATGTGTTAGACTGGGCTTCCGGAGGAGTAGCCCTCTCAAGGAGAAGCTCTGATGGTAGGGGGCTTGCGATGGCTGTTGAGTCTAAGCTGGAGAAGCTGGGATTTCAAAAGGGAACATTCTCAGCCATCGAGGCTCCGAACGGGATCCATGTAAGGCCTAACAGGTACCTGGGAAATGATTGGGGAAAGGTGAACACCCTTCTAAGAGATATTGGAGGCTCATGGATGAAGGGGGAAGGCTTCTGGTTGGTCCCCTACTTCAGGCAGCCCCAGATCATATGGCGGTATGGAAGGACCAAGGTGAGCAGAGAGCATCAGAGGAGGGTGGCAGAGAGCGTCGCAGAGAAGTCCCACATCTCGAAGAGGAGGGCCCTCAGGGAGGTGATCCCCTTCCTCAAGGTGATCTTCAAGGAGGCACCGGAGAGATCTGCGGAGATATTGAAATGGCTGGGTCTAGGTGAATATGATGCCGAGTGGCTCAAATCCTGA